A window from Dehalobacter sp. DCA encodes these proteins:
- a CDS encoding EAL domain-containing protein, with amino-acid sequence MIITNSQSKSSACFLDNILSGRIKTEIAFQPIWDLQKMKVFGFEALVRWENLRPDEVFREAAQKNLVLELETIILAEICRIGKSTKEKTFINVHPSLPDPYFWECLKGQNVVLEITESDRICFPSLNVLRDLGFILALDDFGTGSATLESLCLVDPEYIKLDKSLIQSKNVVTRDSLITAFVGHAARLNTKVIVEGIENHEQLQAARINGSHYGQGYFLGKPEILFSGF; translated from the coding sequence GTGATTATCACGAATAGCCAATCAAAAAGCTCAGCCTGTTTTCTGGACAATATTTTGTCCGGAAGGATAAAAACAGAAATAGCTTTTCAGCCAATTTGGGATTTGCAAAAAATGAAGGTATTCGGCTTTGAAGCTTTAGTCCGATGGGAAAATCTTAGGCCTGATGAAGTTTTTAGGGAGGCTGCCCAAAAAAATTTAGTGCTGGAATTGGAAACTATAATTTTAGCGGAAATATGCCGGATCGGAAAAAGCACAAAAGAAAAGACGTTTATTAACGTTCATCCAAGCTTGCCCGATCCTTATTTTTGGGAATGTTTAAAAGGTCAAAATGTAGTATTGGAAATAACGGAATCGGATAGAATTTGCTTTCCGTCTTTAAATGTCCTAAGAGACTTAGGTTTTATTTTGGCTTTAGATGATTTTGGTACTGGTTCGGCAACATTAGAATCTTTGTGCCTTGTAGATCCTGAATATATTAAGCTTGATAAGAGTCTCATCCAATCAAAGAATGTTGTAACCCGCGATAGCCTGATAACGGCTTTTGTTGGACATGCTGCAAGGCTGAATACCAAGGTGATTGTTGAAGGCATAGAAAACCATGAACAATTGCAGGCGGCAAGGATAAACGGTTCTCACTATGGACAAGGTTACTTCCTTGGAAAACCTGAAATTTTATTTTCCGGTTTCTAA
- a CDS encoding TadE/TadG family type IV pilus assembly protein, which yields MKKLYKIIKDDRGSSLIELLIFLGISLALIGWGTDYYHTINIKRGITDSIKFAALAASQQTDQAKLNQGILAIDPAQADVVFLEMVKKNLSLDNNLNPLPGSPVIYVNKATLYYKTYNSDVLPAVSPIDDHAITEPSYVVYIEVRVRRGLTQIVNSTPYWTIKIAKDAALKISP from the coding sequence ATGAAGAAGCTATATAAAATAATAAAAGACGACCGGGGTTCATCTTTAATTGAACTGCTGATTTTTTTGGGCATTTCTCTTGCCCTTATTGGCTGGGGGACGGATTACTACCACACCATAAACATAAAACGGGGAATAACGGACAGTATAAAATTTGCCGCTTTAGCAGCCAGCCAGCAAACCGACCAGGCCAAATTAAATCAAGGTATTTTAGCTATAGACCCAGCGCAAGCGGATGTTGTTTTTTTAGAGATGGTAAAGAAAAATTTGTCTTTAGACAATAACCTCAATCCGCTACCGGGCTCGCCGGTTATTTATGTCAATAAAGCAACGCTTTATTATAAAACCTATAATTCTGATGTTTTGCCGGCAGTAAGCCCGATTGACGATCACGCTATCACTGAGCCGTCCTATGTGGTTTATATCGAAGTCAGAGTAAGGCGAGGCCTTACCCAAATCGTAAATTCAACCCCTTATTGGACAATTAAAATAGCGAAAGACGCTGCTTTAAAAATCTCACCATAA
- a CDS encoding A24 family peptidase: MIKCMVNYLALLIPLVMLSICVLTDWQKRKIYNWVTIPGFILGIIYVIYAKTYSVSYGVSFLFLFLILLFVYSHGAMRGGDVKLLLALSLFLTPGAFFFNSALFMFSAFFYFFFQTVRVKGLTQTINDIKTDSLVLIAIGENNNFFANGVKSRFFPGGGATLISLCYIVTSLLFKY; encoded by the coding sequence ATGATTAAATGTATGGTCAATTATTTAGCATTGCTGATACCTTTAGTGATGCTGTCAATTTGTGTTCTGACGGATTGGCAGAAGCGGAAAATATATAATTGGGTGACAATACCCGGATTTATTCTCGGGATAATTTATGTCATATACGCCAAAACATATTCCGTAAGCTATGGCGTTTCTTTCTTATTCCTTTTCTTAATTCTCTTATTCGTCTATTCCCACGGGGCGATGAGGGGAGGTGATGTTAAATTGTTATTGGCTCTGAGCCTGTTTTTAACACCCGGAGCCTTCTTCTTTAATTCAGCTCTCTTCATGTTTTCAGCTTTCTTTTATTTCTTTTTTCAAACTGTACGGGTTAAAGGCTTAACCCAAACTATTAATGATATAAAAACAGATTCACTTGTTTTGATCGCTATCGGAGAAAATAACAATTTCTTTGCTAATGGCGTAAAAAGCAGATTTTTTCCCGGTGGCGGTGCCACTTTGATCTCTTTATGTTATATAGTTACTTCATTATTGTTTAAATATTAA
- a CDS encoding type II secretion system F family protein — translation MIVGFMIPWVLLNLIYHSMRRMLNKQALNTFNLILNNYIVRNNLEAATWDSIAAMPSQMRSLFSRIQSRVNNGEEFDTVIYKISILLKLQSFRDFYNVIVSSRMAGGNTEDLLYRLSDKIRSRKNRAQSIKEDLNPLISKAVAFTLVMILTYLGVSLVWPDSIALVKQSSIGHLYINAIIISILIEATLLLKFLSMED, via the coding sequence ATGATTGTCGGCTTCATGATCCCGTGGGTATTGTTAAATTTAATCTATCACAGTATGCGAAGAATGCTGAATAAACAAGCCTTGAACACTTTCAATCTTATATTAAACAATTATATTGTGCGTAATAATCTTGAAGCTGCAACCTGGGATTCAATTGCTGCCATGCCTTCTCAAATGCGCTCTTTGTTTAGCCGAATCCAGTCCCGGGTCAATAATGGGGAAGAATTCGACACGGTTATATATAAAATATCGATACTTCTAAAACTGCAGTCTTTCAGGGATTTTTACAACGTTATCGTTTCTTCGAGAATGGCCGGGGGCAACACGGAAGATCTTTTATACAGGCTTTCGGACAAAATCAGATCAAGAAAAAACAGGGCGCAATCAATTAAAGAGGATCTTAATCCTCTAATCTCAAAAGCTGTGGCATTTACGCTGGTAATGATTCTTACGTATTTAGGCGTAAGTCTTGTTTGGCCGGACTCAATAGCCCTGGTAAAACAATCCTCAATAGGACACCTATATATCAATGCGATAATTATCTCCATCCTAATTGAGGCTACTCTGTTACTAAAATTCTTATCAATGGAGGATTAG
- a CDS encoding helix-turn-helix domain-containing protein → MEMEQLINQVVLQYFQNKGVQERFLDYLNRHDVVGREIFSYLGKDYSNIGDSLLFPPIPKKVFLRRIPFYFYKPDISANRVGCLSQYINSFYIKNRNEESYRDKIEVFYETLEKLLYDYKIPVSEIFEYPIIQSGRIEQADLLLQWVHYLELAQKYDIENLMPQHFFISYNSLLEKEKLPPVIFDLKEMYIGEYVGRTKNIFRMEGTFPCDEKGRPIMRWIGVDVRNATRIWAEVNEKHKGYLFVEANPKTLIRGRNCWGPNDDGSDAWYELYAGPQLMEFDFEALKDIRKREGLTQQQIADWIGASLRTYQKWESGDTNPDCYYLLRLMNVLDIRQVSELTKIVDVD, encoded by the coding sequence ATGGAAATGGAGCAATTAATTAATCAAGTTGTATTACAGTATTTTCAAAATAAGGGTGTTCAAGAAAGATTTCTGGATTATCTGAACCGGCATGATGTTGTTGGTCGAGAGATATTTTCATATCTTGGCAAGGATTACTCAAATATCGGGGACAGTCTCTTATTCCCACCTATTCCCAAAAAAGTATTCCTTCGTAGAATTCCATTCTACTTCTATAAGCCAGACATAAGCGCAAATAGAGTAGGTTGCTTGTCCCAATATATTAACAGTTTTTATATTAAAAATAGGAATGAAGAATCCTATCGCGACAAAATTGAAGTTTTTTATGAAACGCTTGAAAAGTTATTATACGATTATAAAATTCCGGTTAGTGAGATCTTTGAATACCCCATTATTCAAAGTGGGCGCATCGAACAAGCAGACCTGCTTTTACAATGGGTGCATTATCTTGAGTTAGCACAAAAATACGATATAGAGAACCTAATGCCACAACACTTTTTTATTTCCTATAATAGTCTGCTCGAAAAGGAAAAACTGCCCCCAGTCATTTTTGATTTAAAGGAAATGTACATCGGGGAATACGTGGGCAGAACGAAAAATATTTTCCGGATGGAAGGTACATTCCCTTGCGATGAAAAGGGAAGACCGATTATGCGATGGATAGGTGTTGATGTTAGAAACGCCACTCGCATATGGGCAGAGGTCAATGAAAAGCATAAGGGATATCTGTTTGTTGAAGCAAATCCTAAAACATTAATCCGAGGTCGGAATTGTTGGGGACCAAATGATGATGGTTCCGACGCTTGGTACGAGCTATATGCCGGTCCTCAACTGATGGAGTTTGATTTTGAGGCACTGAAAGACATAAGAAAGAGAGAGGGCTTAACACAGCAACAGATCGCTGATTGGATTGGTGCATCACTAAGAACATATCAAAAGTGGGAAAGCGGAGACACGAATCCAGACTGTTACTACTTACTCAGATTAATGAACGTTCTGGATATTAGGCAAGTATCGGAATTGACGAAAATAGTTGATGTTGATTGA
- a CDS encoding ATPase, T2SS/T4P/T4SS family, which translates to MRISSAKAIDPNAYDTDSKTHLYKTTSIIQSILTENHPKLLNDAIYGVGESQKQIRNVIKDVIRHEKLDVPDMSIDEIAWEAYKTIIGYDVIHDLLLDPEITEICVNGPHQITYKKNGVRYLAKDIKFVDLAHLEKITERILLTCHSEANEGSPMVDNAWLPDRSRVVINKSAIVPSHGITLNIRRFRDKNFSLEELEKIGTLKTAERSKYRSSLNKECEQIKIAPNEEHSYRQLNFIRDVVRAGATIIVSGGTHTGKTTLIRTLASIFQDLIPNETSPGDPESGLRIITIENGPELQLVKYYPGLEVVEILERDTKYNPIGVEEIYPQVMRMDPDVILVGEIRFPIEAMYTLRAMRSGHANTMASIHTYDAESCCQELRTKVQTISNVSDKVINTEIVTAVDIIIQLGIVDRKIEITQVAELDLDTECNIVIKDIFKRDSDGKMIFNPISKKLAYRLIAKGRKNASDVKRWLI; encoded by the coding sequence ATGAGAATCAGTTCAGCGAAAGCTATTGACCCAAATGCATATGACACAGATAGCAAAACCCATCTATATAAAACAACAAGTATTATCCAGTCAATATTGACTGAAAACCACCCAAAGTTGCTTAACGACGCCATTTATGGAGTAGGGGAATCTCAAAAACAAATCCGCAATGTTATAAAAGATGTCATTCGCCATGAAAAACTCGATGTACCCGATATGAGTATCGATGAGATTGCTTGGGAGGCATATAAAACCATTATTGGATATGATGTTATCCATGACCTCCTTCTTGATCCGGAGATAACGGAAATATGCGTAAACGGTCCGCATCAAATCACTTATAAAAAGAATGGAGTCAGGTATTTAGCCAAGGATATAAAGTTTGTAGATCTGGCCCATCTTGAAAAAATAACAGAACGCATATTGCTCACCTGCCACTCGGAGGCCAACGAGGGAAGCCCTATGGTGGATAATGCGTGGCTTCCGGATCGAAGCAGGGTTGTAATCAATAAAAGCGCTATCGTCCCCAGCCACGGAATTACCTTAAATATCCGAAGATTCAGGGATAAAAACTTTTCCCTGGAAGAACTTGAAAAGATCGGGACGTTAAAAACAGCTGAAAGAAGCAAATATCGCAGCTCTCTTAATAAAGAGTGTGAACAGATCAAAATTGCTCCGAACGAAGAACATTCTTACCGGCAGCTTAATTTTATTCGGGATGTGGTAAGAGCGGGGGCTACGATCATAGTCAGCGGCGGGACTCACACCGGAAAAACAACCTTGATCCGCACCCTGGCCTCGATTTTTCAAGATCTTATTCCGAATGAAACCAGTCCGGGCGATCCCGAAAGCGGTTTGCGGATAATAACTATCGAAAATGGGCCGGAGCTGCAGCTGGTAAAATACTACCCCGGCCTTGAGGTTGTTGAAATTCTGGAACGCGACACAAAATATAATCCTATAGGGGTAGAGGAAATCTACCCACAGGTTATGAGAATGGACCCGGATGTAATTTTGGTTGGTGAAATCCGTTTCCCGATCGAGGCAATGTATACTTTGCGGGCCATGCGCTCCGGCCATGCAAATACAATGGCTTCAATTCATACGTATGACGCTGAATCATGCTGTCAGGAATTAAGAACCAAGGTTCAAACTATCTCCAATGTCAGTGATAAGGTAATTAACACTGAAATAGTCACGGCAGTGGATATTATTATCCAGTTAGGGATAGTGGATAGAAAAATTGAAATCACCCAGGTAGCTGAATTAGACCTGGATACGGAGTGTAATATTGTCATTAAAGATATTTTTAAAAGAGATAGCGACGGGAAAATGATCTTTAACCCCATAAGCAAAAAACTTGCTTATCGTCTTATTGCCAAAGGCAGAAAAAATGCCAGTGATGTTAAGAGGTGGTTAATATGA
- a CDS encoding SAF domain-containing protein: MRKVFFILGLVIALGSGIGLYFYLDYAKALIPVVYAATNISEDTVISAQQLKVKNVPKESVPSGVATSISQVANKSLNWPLKEDDPVRLDKIEQNTKAEVENSRLIAFKTDYNGSIAGLAKYGQTVDLVLTLDPKQTGNLSLAGYIVTDLFIEATADSAGKILSSADIPHLNGPASVVSSSGSEQATGIPTEIIAKVTTKQFLVIKQAETMGTISLGQRDRNAKDLYNINDVIENSQMNIGKDFIVSLLQLQK, from the coding sequence TTGAGAAAAGTATTTTTTATTTTAGGTTTGGTTATCGCTTTAGGGAGCGGCATAGGCCTTTATTTTTATCTGGATTATGCAAAGGCTTTAATTCCTGTGGTTTATGCCGCCACAAATATTTCTGAGGATACCGTTATTAGCGCACAGCAATTGAAAGTGAAAAATGTTCCAAAGGAAAGTGTGCCTTCGGGAGTTGCTACAAGTATCAGCCAGGTAGCAAACAAGTCTCTGAATTGGCCTTTAAAAGAAGACGATCCGGTGCGGTTGGATAAAATAGAACAAAACACAAAGGCGGAGGTTGAAAATTCGAGATTAATTGCCTTCAAAACAGATTACAACGGATCCATTGCCGGTCTTGCTAAATACGGACAAACCGTTGATCTTGTTTTAACTCTTGACCCGAAACAAACGGGCAATTTATCGCTTGCAGGATATATTGTCACGGATTTATTTATTGAAGCGACTGCCGATTCAGCGGGCAAGATATTATCTTCCGCAGATATCCCGCATTTGAATGGACCAGCATCTGTTGTGAGTTCGTCAGGCAGTGAGCAAGCAACCGGCATCCCGACAGAAATAATTGCCAAGGTTACGACTAAACAGTTTTTAGTAATCAAACAGGCCGAAACAATGGGAACGATTTCGTTGGGGCAGCGCGATAGGAATGCCAAAGATCTCTACAACATAAACGATGTTATCGAAAATTCACAGATGAATATTGGCAAAGATTTTATTGTTTCATTGCTTCAGCTTCAAAAGTAA
- a CDS encoding U32 family peptidase, whose translation MINIFKKKQKFAPKNQTQELYYSVPLLFDYGYIQELIRLNSQDKAKYKIRSVYNSLPVTSYAKSGHEHGRSVNLQEDSGKIRTLEDLKPYIKMLSENGLAFIYLMNNISTVSLYDFESNIPQLKQFVEHLADIGVRSITVGSQLLADFLKEEFSGLAVNASTMMDIRSINQAKYVRENLGISNIIPASDLNKNFAFIESFKKLLPDVGLELMADEGCIFCCPTKNIHYALFGKQENIHKCSPLFREFPKFICDQITFKSPAIQMVLNRIIYPWEIPYYEKIGVNSIKLVGRDHPKPELVNKIKAYMLGVTDPEYALNEFYNTYNSRFMNKVFHPYGTLKMKEIFEFLPKLDYFMEKKPQCAAQCGAICKYCFNKAEQIENYVAGKGQAEPLSCAVGE comes from the coding sequence ATGATTAATATCTTTAAGAAAAAACAAAAATTTGCCCCAAAGAATCAGACGCAGGAACTGTACTACTCAGTTCCTTTATTGTTTGATTATGGGTATATTCAGGAATTAATAAGGCTTAACAGCCAGGATAAGGCGAAGTATAAAATCCGCTCTGTATATAACAGTTTGCCTGTTACTTCCTATGCCAAATCAGGGCATGAACATGGCCGGTCGGTTAATTTGCAGGAAGATAGCGGCAAAATTCGGACTCTGGAAGATTTAAAGCCCTATATAAAAATGCTTTCGGAAAACGGGCTGGCGTTTATTTACCTGATGAATAATATCTCAACCGTTTCTCTGTATGACTTTGAATCAAATATTCCCCAGCTGAAGCAGTTTGTCGAGCATCTGGCGGATATCGGGGTGCGAAGCATTACTGTCGGAAGCCAGCTTCTTGCCGACTTTTTGAAAGAGGAATTCAGCGGGTTGGCAGTAAACGCTTCAACGATGATGGATATCCGGTCAATCAACCAGGCGAAGTATGTCAGGGAAAATCTAGGGATCTCCAATATCATTCCGGCTTCCGATCTTAACAAGAATTTTGCTTTTATCGAATCGTTCAAAAAGCTGCTGCCTGATGTTGGCTTGGAGTTGATGGCCGATGAGGGCTGCATCTTTTGTTGCCCGACCAAGAATATTCATTATGCCTTGTTCGGCAAGCAGGAAAACATCCATAAATGCAGCCCTTTGTTCCGGGAATTCCCCAAATTCATCTGCGATCAGATTACCTTTAAAAGTCCTGCAATTCAAATGGTGCTGAACAGGATTATTTACCCTTGGGAAATCCCCTACTACGAGAAAATAGGGGTTAACAGCATCAAGCTGGTTGGCAGGGATCATCCCAAGCCGGAATTGGTCAATAAAATAAAGGCCTATATGCTTGGTGTTACCGATCCGGAATACGCGCTGAATGAATTCTATAATACTTACAATTCACGTTTTATGAACAAAGTTTTCCATCCGTACGGAACGCTGAAAATGAAGGAAATATTCGAGTTTTTGCCCAAGCTAGATTATTTCATGGAAAAAAAGCCGCAATGCGCCGCCCAGTGCGGGGCTATATGCAAGTATTGTTTCAATAAAGCGGAACAGATCGAGAATTATGTTGCGGGGAAAGGACAGGCCGAGCCATTATCCTGTGCAGTAGGTGAATGA
- a CDS encoding TadE/TadG family type IV pilus assembly protein — protein sequence MADSICSDVCYPLKIMLKLQKKLMKNPDNERGSTLIEFLIVFALWMAIFFTFISMFFLNNLQGSMVNAVNLGLERAAVVGGTTTEVRNLMKDQLKHTGVDTGLFVVTGSGSDASRVTYGQYITISITGPRKFTDWSSGHPVSKSETVTVTKTIMSQYLP from the coding sequence ATGGCGGATAGTATATGTTCAGACGTATGCTATCCGCTTAAAATTATGCTGAAATTACAAAAAAAACTAATGAAAAACCCTGATAATGAACGCGGATCTACCTTGATTGAATTCTTAATTGTCTTTGCATTATGGATGGCGATATTCTTCACATTCATATCGATGTTTTTCCTTAATAACTTGCAGGGATCCATGGTTAACGCCGTGAATCTCGGGTTGGAAAGGGCTGCCGTTGTCGGAGGAACTACGACAGAGGTCCGAAATCTGATGAAAGATCAGCTGAAACACACCGGCGTCGATACCGGTTTATTTGTGGTTACCGGATCGGGCAGTGATGCTAGCCGCGTTACTTACGGACAATATATAACAATTTCCATAACCGGACCCCGGAAATTTACCGATTGGTCAAGCGGACACCCAGTTTCCAAATCGGAGACGGTTACGGTAACCAAAACGATCATGAGTCAATATTTGCCTTAA
- a CDS encoding radical SAM/SPASM domain-containing protein, with product MNLIAKDELYQFRKFNNKYERELRSSVYQEIMPGMSSGEILDVIAGNKSLMFSMSLKQIKRHNEYFEGDIDFKKMAAAENITYPDKTTLIVKTTHACNLHCPYCYDVMFRKELDSEGNKITLEVVRQILKVFKDVNVGTWIWHGGEPLLIGKEFYEEANALIKQQFKKANICMQSNLTLIDDENAAVLRKWNIRPGFSFDGLTNHLTRKNTNRLMRSIATADKNKVLGGAIMIITKDNIHHMIDDYEYFKRLGLGCKMNLIFAAHKNMNSYTLDGKVVAEEICKFFDYWILDTYRPADSDLCERYLMAALDAGGSCAFTDCAGKDYWFSTQPDGTIYHCGRDWPESAAVSFGNIFEMESVQDILNHPNHKRLREGTRRMLQHCGDCDYFYSCHSGCYNDNIQYDLTMNKPEPENCYTHQHVISHIISVINEIDYDDMPKYNPRFLNFLFRHQFRSAKMMKNILEESIKRIETPVNAENKLREFLVI from the coding sequence ATGAATTTAATAGCCAAGGATGAGTTATATCAGTTCCGTAAATTCAACAACAAATATGAAAGGGAGCTGCGCAGCTCAGTTTACCAGGAAATTATGCCCGGCATGAGTTCCGGGGAGATTCTGGACGTTATTGCCGGCAATAAAAGCTTGATGTTCTCTATGTCTCTCAAGCAAATAAAAAGGCATAATGAGTATTTTGAGGGCGATATCGATTTCAAAAAGATGGCTGCAGCAGAAAATATTACTTACCCAGATAAAACTACTTTGATTGTCAAAACGACGCATGCTTGCAACTTGCATTGCCCGTATTGCTACGATGTGATGTTTCGCAAGGAGCTTGACTCGGAAGGGAACAAAATCACGCTGGAAGTGGTCAGGCAGATTTTAAAAGTGTTCAAAGACGTGAATGTCGGCACCTGGATATGGCACGGCGGGGAGCCTTTGCTGATCGGAAAAGAATTTTATGAAGAAGCAAACGCCCTGATTAAGCAGCAATTCAAGAAAGCCAATATTTGTATGCAATCCAACTTGACGCTTATTGACGATGAAAACGCCGCTGTGTTAAGGAAGTGGAACATCCGGCCAGGGTTCAGTTTCGATGGCTTAACAAACCATTTGACCCGGAAAAATACTAATCGGTTAATGCGGTCCATTGCCACGGCAGATAAAAACAAGGTCTTGGGCGGCGCCATCATGATCATTACGAAAGATAATATCCACCACATGATTGACGATTACGAATACTTTAAACGCTTAGGCCTGGGCTGCAAGATGAACCTCATCTTTGCGGCCCATAAAAATATGAATTCCTATACCCTGGACGGGAAAGTGGTTGCTGAGGAAATCTGCAAATTCTTTGACTATTGGATCTTAGACACTTATAGACCGGCTGATTCGGATCTGTGCGAGAGATATCTCATGGCCGCATTGGATGCCGGTGGTTCCTGCGCTTTTACGGATTGCGCAGGGAAGGATTACTGGTTTTCAACCCAGCCCGACGGTACGATTTATCATTGCGGCCGGGACTGGCCGGAGAGCGCTGCCGTGTCTTTCGGGAATATTTTTGAAATGGAATCGGTTCAGGATATCTTAAATCATCCCAACCATAAAAGATTGCGCGAGGGAACCCGGCGGATGCTGCAGCATTGCGGCGATTGTGATTATTTCTACAGCTGTCATAGCGGCTGCTACAATGACAACATCCAGTATGATTTGACCATGAATAAACCGGAGCCTGAAAATTGCTACACCCATCAGCACGTGATTAGCCATATCATAAGCGTTATTAATGAAATCGATTATGACGATATGCCGAAATATAACCCGAGATTCTTGAACTTTTTATTCAGGCATCAGTTCAGGAGCGCCAAGATGATGAAAAATATTTTAGAAGAATCTATTAAACGGATCGAAACTCCTGTCAACGCGGAAAACAAGCTGAGGGAGTTTCTCGTGATTTAA
- a CDS encoding AAA family ATPase: protein MADENKAVKEQTKKIIALWSVGSVGKSTLACNFARKLAKETNLKIGLLDFSLITPCLHLFLELEDKESSIEYILKSWQDNFSYHDLLKENAHITKNLPNLLCWTGLTKEPELIDKLGDIQARTIITELSDLVDILFIDVQSDTLIIPTDVALKKATDVLVVVDQNRNTIENTAKWLNNLHVRNIDISKFKLIINQYSNKALYTKNKIESNLGLSLLGTIHGVSKVIYDNSTVSLIPLLKYGKFEKSIENILLQLHLSVAVKKRRMFFWHRTRIGGRILK, encoded by the coding sequence ATGGCTGATGAAAATAAAGCGGTCAAAGAGCAGACAAAGAAAATAATCGCGTTGTGGAGTGTGGGCAGTGTTGGGAAGTCGACACTTGCTTGCAATTTTGCCCGGAAACTGGCAAAGGAAACAAACTTAAAAATAGGGCTATTGGATTTTTCGTTAATAACGCCCTGCCTCCACCTGTTTTTAGAGCTGGAAGATAAAGAAAGCTCGATTGAATATATCCTTAAGTCTTGGCAGGATAATTTTTCTTATCACGATTTACTTAAGGAAAATGCCCACATAACGAAGAACCTTCCCAATTTATTATGCTGGACGGGATTGACGAAAGAACCTGAATTAATAGATAAACTGGGAGATATTCAAGCCCGTACAATCATCACTGAGTTGTCCGATCTAGTAGATATACTCTTTATTGACGTCCAAAGCGATACGTTGATTATACCTACCGACGTAGCACTTAAGAAAGCAACGGACGTTTTGGTTGTTGTAGACCAAAACAGAAACACGATTGAGAACACCGCCAAATGGCTTAATAATCTGCATGTCCGAAATATAGATATAAGTAAATTCAAGCTGATCATCAACCAATATTCCAATAAGGCGCTGTACACGAAAAACAAAATTGAGAGCAATCTTGGGCTGTCTTTGCTGGGGACAATACACGGTGTTTCCAAGGTAATTTATGATAACTCCACTGTTTCGCTTATTCCATTATTGAAATACGGCAAGTTTGAAAAATCTATTGAAAACATTCTGCTGCAGCTTCATTTATCTGTGGCCGTAAAAAAACGCCGTATGTTTTTCTGGCACAGAACTAGGATCGGAGGGAGGATATTGAAATGA